The following coding sequences lie in one Xanthomonas hortorum pv. pelargonii genomic window:
- a CDS encoding TetR/AcrR family transcriptional regulator, with protein sequence MSTASSPPAAPQRLTDRKRHAIVEAAIAEFRQHGFEATSMDRVAATAGVSKRTVYNHFPSKDALFGEILRGLWQRSADAVNLAYRPDQPLRAQLITLLQQKLRLLDDPAFIDLSRVALAEGIHSPARARELISQLGSKEEGTTTWLRAALADGRLAGVEADFASQQLQALIKGFAFWPQLTMGQPPLSPEQQTQVAESAVAMFLGLYGRE encoded by the coding sequence ATGTCGACTGCCTCTTCCCCTCCAGCCGCACCGCAGCGGCTGACCGACCGCAAGCGCCACGCCATCGTGGAGGCGGCCATTGCCGAGTTCCGCCAGCACGGTTTCGAGGCCACCAGCATGGACCGCGTGGCGGCCACTGCCGGCGTTTCCAAACGCACCGTCTACAACCACTTCCCTAGCAAGGACGCGTTGTTTGGCGAAATCCTGCGCGGGCTGTGGCAGCGCAGCGCCGATGCGGTGAACCTGGCTTACCGGCCCGACCAGCCGTTGCGCGCGCAGTTGATAACGTTGCTGCAGCAGAAGCTGCGCCTGCTCGACGACCCGGCATTTATCGATCTGTCGCGTGTGGCCCTCGCCGAGGGCATCCACTCGCCGGCGCGTGCCCGCGAACTGATATCGCAGTTGGGCAGCAAGGAAGAAGGCACCACCACCTGGCTGCGCGCCGCACTGGCCGACGGCCGCCTGGCCGGCGTGGAGGCGGACTTCGCCTCACAGCAACTGCAGGCGCTGATCAAAGGCTTCGCGTTCTGGCCGCAGCTCACCATGGGCCAGCCGCCGTTGTCGCCGGAGCAACAGACCCAGGTGGCCGAATCGGCGGTGGCGATGTTTTTGGGGTTGTACGGGCGCGAGTGA
- a CDS encoding MBL fold metallo-hydrolase, whose product MAPPRPSPYAASPQFRGGRFRNVLPLPTVTLSLREQIGLLWTVLFAKPSTTVPSAPLPVQPLTRAQLLAAPDRSLYRLGHSTVLMKLAGGWWLTDPVFSKRASPVPFAGPKRFHAPPIALEEVPPLAGVILSHNHYDHLDRATIRALADRVGVFVAPLGVGDLLVSWGVDPAKVRQLDWWDSITVGGVQLTATPSQHFSGRGLFDSGRSLWCSWAIQDRDLRVFFSGDGGYGPHFKTIGEQLGPFDVALIENGAYDQQWPHVHMQPEQSLQAYLDVGGQTLLPIHNGTFDLAMHAWQEPLDRIVALADSAGVAVVTPCMGERVDLQAPANRVRWWRQDAASQASDGLVATR is encoded by the coding sequence ATGGCTCCCCCTCGCCCTTCCCCGTATGCCGCCTCGCCGCAGTTCCGCGGTGGCCGGTTTCGCAATGTGCTGCCGTTGCCGACTGTCACGCTGAGCCTGCGCGAGCAGATCGGCCTGCTGTGGACGGTCTTGTTCGCCAAACCCAGCACCACGGTGCCGTCCGCACCGTTGCCGGTGCAGCCGTTGACGCGCGCGCAGTTGCTTGCCGCGCCCGATCGGAGTTTGTATCGCCTGGGCCATTCCACCGTGCTGATGAAGCTGGCCGGCGGGTGGTGGCTGACCGACCCGGTGTTCTCCAAGCGCGCCTCGCCGGTGCCGTTCGCCGGGCCAAAGCGTTTCCACGCGCCGCCGATTGCACTGGAAGAGGTGCCACCGCTGGCCGGGGTGATCCTGTCGCACAACCATTACGACCATCTCGACCGCGCCACCATCCGCGCGCTGGCCGACCGCGTCGGCGTGTTTGTCGCACCGCTCGGCGTGGGCGATCTGCTGGTTAGCTGGGGCGTGGACCCGGCCAAGGTGCGTCAGCTGGATTGGTGGGACTCCATCACCGTCGGTGGCGTGCAACTCACTGCTACTCCATCGCAGCATTTTTCCGGGCGCGGGTTGTTCGATAGCGGGCGGTCGCTGTGGTGTTCCTGGGCGATCCAGGACCGCGACCTGCGCGTGTTCTTCAGCGGCGACGGCGGCTATGGCCCGCACTTCAAGACCATCGGCGAGCAGCTCGGCCCGTTCGACGTGGCGCTGATCGAAAACGGCGCCTACGACCAGCAGTGGCCGCATGTGCACATGCAACCGGAGCAGAGCCTGCAGGCGTATCTGGACGTGGGCGGGCAGACGCTGCTGCCGATCCACAACGGCACCTTCGATCTGGCCATGCATGCGTGGCAGGAGCCGCTGGACCGCATCGTGGCACTGGCCGACAGCGCTGGCGTTGCGGTGGTCACGCCCTGCATGGGCGAGCGGGTGGATCTGCAGGCGCCGGCTAATCGCGTGCGTTGGTGGCGGCAGGATGCGGCATCACAGGCGTCGGATGGGTTGGTGGCGACACGGTAA